Sequence from the Halomarina litorea genome:
ACGTTCGCGTTGTAGCGCTGTCGGAACGTCGAACTCTCGAGCGTTTCTCCGATGAGAAAGGATCCAGATGGAATGACGACTTCGACGAGGACGGGCTCTTCCTCCCCCGGGTGAAGGTCGTCTTCAGTTCGGGGACCCCCGGACAGTATGAGTCCTTCCGCGTCCATGATGCGTTCGAGGGTCTCTCGATTCGTCCGCAGGCGGAGCGTATCGTTTTCGTGAATCTCCTTACGTGCGAGCGGTTCATCGAACCGCTCGCCGTAGCGAATCAGTTGTAACACGTCGATATCGAGTGTATCGTCTCCGAGTGCCTCACCGACAGTCTGCCCGATCAACGACGAATTCGTCGGCACGACGACGTCTGCAAGGAATTCTTGAAGCTCGTACTCCTGGACGAGGTCCTCTTCTGCTGGAATCCGCTCGGGGAGCAACCGAACACCAACAGTCATGAGATATGTCGCCCCGACGACGAACACGATTGCACCGAGTTTGGTGAACTCGAACATCCCAAACGCGTGTAACCCGAGACCGGGAAGCTCTGCGCCGAGTTGGGCTGCGATGTCGCTCGCGAGAATGTTCGTCGACGTTCCGATGAGCGTCAGCGTCCCCCCGAGCATCGAGGCAAACGACAGCGGGATGAGGAGCTTCGACGGTGATGTCTTGCCGTTGTGTGCGAGATCGGTGATGACCGGAACCAAGATGGCGACGACCGGTGTATTGTTGATGACTCCCGAGACCGGCCCGGTGATCCCGATAGTCGCCGCAAGCTGCTTTCGACGGTTTGATCCGGCAAACGCCGCCATCCGCCGACCGAGTAACTGGACGATTCCGGTTCGGTTGATGCCAGTGCTCAGGATGAGCATCGCCAGCACGGTGATAGTCGCAGGGCTAGCGAATCCAGAAATCCCCTCCCGCGGGGTAATCTGTGTCCACGGTTCGAAGATCATCAGCAACACCATCACGAGGATTGCGGTGACGTCGATTGGAAGCCATTCGGTCGAGAACAACACGAGCGCGAGAACAATAAGTGCGAAAACGACGAGCATATCATCCGTCACCGGAGTCGCAGCCACACCCTGAACTGTCAGAGGTACTGCAGAGAAGGACATACAGAACAGAGATGAGCACAGGAGAAAAGAACTGGTATCGACACCGGCTGCTCGGCAGAACGTTCCAGGTATGATGTGTTCGAGAGTGCGTTCCCGACCGCTCAATAGGGAATGATACCCTCCAGCGAGATATCGTTGATCGGGTCGTTA
This genomic interval carries:
- a CDS encoding SLC13 family permease, with protein sequence MLVVFALIVLALVLFSTEWLPIDVTAILVMVLLMIFEPWTQITPREGISGFASPATITVLAMLILSTGINRTGIVQLLGRRMAAFAGSNRRKQLAATIGITGPVSGVINNTPVVAILVPVITDLAHNGKTSPSKLLIPLSFASMLGGTLTLIGTSTNILASDIAAQLGAELPGLGLHAFGMFEFTKLGAIVFVVGATYLMTVGVRLLPERIPAEEDLVQEYELQEFLADVVVPTNSSLIGQTVGEALGDDTLDIDVLQLIRYGERFDEPLARKEIHENDTLRLRTNRETLERIMDAEGLILSGGPRTEDDLHPGEEEPVLVEVVIPSGSFLIGETLESSTFRQRYNANVLAFRTRGNVIRDRFEDIHIRVGDTLLVQAPPDSLTRLVQNEDFIVAHEFDDVEYRTEKIPFAVGIIAGVVALPALNVLPIVVSALAGVVAMVLTGVLKPNELYTAVEWNVIFLLAGVIPLGIALQQTGAAALLGDAVASTATFLPAIGVLWVFYLATGLLTSVISNNASVVLMIPVAASAAQSIGANAFAFVLAVTFAASTAFMTPVGYQTNLFVYGPGGYRFSDFLRVGAPLQLLLSVVTTLGIAFFWGVRV